The Dioscorea cayenensis subsp. rotundata cultivar TDr96_F1 chromosome 7, TDr96_F1_v2_PseudoChromosome.rev07_lg8_w22 25.fasta, whole genome shotgun sequence genome includes a region encoding these proteins:
- the LOC120265397 gene encoding myb family transcription factor PHL7-like: MYHAKIVSTTAMVPHKIHGTDGMLHSETQGSNQLDDANVFGGSTAINAPNSAGSGKLRLRWTSDLHDRFVDAINQLGGPDKATPKGVLRIMGVPGLTIYHVKSHLQKYRLAKFLPESSADGSKDDMENAKDTLSNTETLQGGQISEALRMQMEVQKRLQEQLEVQRQLQLRIEAQGKYLEKIIEEQQKLSGAIKMCPPLKPGEKSKSFELLPPPEDNLSDLPCCMKKLRTSDQLPEHVDVPPRPDSNATRTEWNLEVYNEGEEGIRFDI; encoded by the exons ATGTACCATGCCAAGATTGTTTCAACAACAGCAATGGTTCCCCATAAAATCCATGGCACAGACGGCATGCTGCACTCTGAAACTCAAGGCTCTAATCAACTTGATGATGCTAATGTTTTTGGAGGGTCTACTGCAATAAATGCACCTAATTCGGCAGGAAGTGGAAAGCTTCGATTGAGATGGACTTCAGATCTGCATGACCGCTTTGTTGATGCTATTAACCAGCTTGGTGGACCAGATA AAGCTACACCTAAAGGAGTACTTAGAATAATGGGTGTTCCAGGGCTTACTATTTATCATGTGAAAAGCCATTTACAG AAGTATCGCCTAGCAAAGTTTCTGCCTGAATCCTCGGCTGATG GTTCAAAGGATGATATGGAGAATGCCAAGGATACCCTCTCCAATACAGAGACTTTGCA AGGAGGACAGATAAGTGAAGCTTTGAGAATGCAAATGGAAGTGCAGAAACGACTCCAGGAACAGCTTGAG GTCCAAAGACAATTACAGCTTAGGATCGAAGCGCAGGGTAAGTATCTCGAGAAAATCATTGAGGAGCAGCAAAAACTTAGTGGTGCTATCAAAATGTGTCCTCCCCTCAAACCCGGAGAGAAGTCAAAGTCATTCGAGCTCCTACCACCACCGGAAGACAACCTCAGTGATCTCCCCTGTTGTATGAAGAAACTCCGGACAAGTGATCAGTTGCCAGAACATGTGGATGTCCCACCTCGACCAGACTCAAACGCTACGCGCACTGAATGGAACCTTGAGGTTTACAACGAGGGCGAAGAGGGAATCAGGTTCGATATCTAA
- the LOC120265420 gene encoding leucine-rich repeat protein 1-like, giving the protein MDAISVRTLALVVAVLVVLLPPVSPNSEGDALYAFRRSLSDPENVLQSWDPTLVNPCTWFHITCNQDNRVTRLDLGNSYLSGHLVPELGKLEHLQYLELYKNNIKGTIPAELGNLKSLISLDLYNNNISGTIPPSLGKLKSLVFLRLNDNQLSGSIPRELVGVPSLKVVDVSNNNLCGTIPTSGPFEHIPLNNFENNPRLEGPELLGLASYDTNC; this is encoded by the exons ATGGACGCCATCTCGGTCCGAACCCTAGCGCTAGTCGTGGCGGTTCTGGTGGTCCTACTACCGCCGGTGAGCCCTAACTCAGAGGGGGACGCGCTGTACGCCTTCCGGCGGAGCCTTTCTGACCCGGAGAACGTGCTTCAGAGCTGGGATCCGACGCTTGTGAACCCCTGTACCTGGTTCCATATCACCTGCAACCAGGACAACCGCGTCACTCGCTT GGACCTTGGAAATTCTTATTTATCTGGCCATCTTGTGCCTGAGCTTGGAAAACTTGAACATTTACAGTATCT GGAGCTTTACAAAAACAACATTAAAGGGACAATCCCTGCAGAGCTTGGTAATCTGAAGAGCCTTATTAGCTTGGACTTGTATAACAACAACATTTCAGGAACTATCCCTCCGTCATTAGGGAAGCTGAAGTCCCTGGTATTCTT GCGGCTGAACGATAACCAGTTATCCGGGTCAATCCCAAGGGAACTTGTTGGAGTCCCCAGTCTGAAAGTTGT TGATGTTTCAAACAACAACCTTTGCGGGACAATACCTACTAGCGGACCTTTTGAGCACATCCCATTGAATAA TTTTGAGAACAATCCTCGGTTGGAAGGTCCGGAGTTATTGGGTCTTGCATCGTATGATACAAACTGCTAA
- the LOC120264463 gene encoding LOW QUALITY PROTEIN: protein ZINC INDUCED FACILITATOR-LIKE 1-like (The sequence of the model RefSeq protein was modified relative to this genomic sequence to represent the inferred CDS: deleted 1 base in 1 codon) yields the protein MAGDQTVALLKKKTKVYVHGCPGCEQDRMKRDYKGLPYKAFFFVFVATLCSSLPVQSLFPFLYFMIRDLNVAKRVEDIGFYAGFVGSAFMVGRMLTAVFWGVVADRYGRKLVIMFSIASAIVFNTLFGLSATYWMAFVTRFLLGATNGLLAPLKAFATEVCREEHQNLALSLFTTTRGIALVIGPAIGGFLAQPADKFPTIFSKDSIWGRFPYFLPCLCISLISLVSFIICLWLPETLHKHGNNDEEDRTTETQCISQIDPEVKENGDNPEKTYLPESENLFKNWPLMSSIMAFCVFSLVEMAFAEIFTLFAVSDKKFGGLSMSSQDVGEVLSITGFSLMVYQLFVYPFITRLSSPLVSARVAAIITIPLVTTFPFMTYLSGFVLSFVVTCASVLRNVFSVTFITCLNILQNNAVAQHQRGTANGISVTAMSFFKAIAPAVGGIVFSWAQKRQHAAFLPGDHMVFFAINVVNLIGIFMIFKPFLALPTVKYVT from the exons ATGGCGGGAGATCAGACGGTGGCTTtgttgaagaagaagacgaaggtgTATGTCCATGGTTGCCCGGGTTGTGAACAGGACAGGATGAAACGAGATTACAAAGGGTTACCATACAAAGcgttcttctttgtttttgttgctaCTCTTTGCTCTT CTCTACCGGTACAATCATTGTTTCCTTTCTTGTATTTCATG ATAAGGGACTTGAATGTTGCCAAAAGAGTGGAAGATATTGGTTTTTATGCTGGATTTGTGG GTTCTGCATTTATGGTTGGGAGGATGCTTACAGCGGTATTTTGGGGTGTGGTGGCTGACCGATATGGACGAAAGCTGGTTATAATGTTTAGCATCGCCTCAGc CATTGTCTTTAACACACTCTTTGGACTAAGTGCTACCTACTGGATGGCATTTGTTACAAGATTTCTTCTTGGAGCTACTAACGGTTTACTTGCCCCTTTAAAG GCTTTTGCTACGGAAGTTTGCCGGGAAGAACATCAAAATCTAGCATTATCACTT TTTACAACAACTCGAGGCATAGCTCTAGTCATTGGTCCTGCCATTGGAGGTTTCCTTGCACAG CCTGCAGACAAATTTCCGACTATATTTTCTAAAGATTCTATTTGGGGGAG GTTCCCGTATTTCCTACCATGCCTTTGTATTTCGCTCATCTCTCTTGTTTCATTTATCATATGTTTATGGCTCCCA GAAACTTTGCACAAGCATGGTaacaatgatgaagaagatagaACAACAGAAACTCAGTGCATTTCACAAATTGACCCTGAAGTGAAAGAAAACGGTGATAATCCTGAGAAAACATATTTACCTGAAAGTGAAAATCTCTTTAAGAATTGGCCATTAATGTCAAGTATAATGGCTTTCTGTGTTTTCTCTCTTGTTGAGATGGCCTTTGCTGAG ATATTCACCTTATTTGCTGTGAGTGATAAGAAGTTTGGAGGATTAAGTATGTCGTCACAGGATGTTGGTGAAGTGCTTTCTATCACAG GTTTTAGCCTTATGGTGTATCAGTTGTTTGTGTATCCATTTATAACAAGGCTTTCAAGTCCCCTTGTTTCAGCTCGTGTAGCAGCG ATTATAACAATACCACTGGTCACGACTTTTCCGTTCATGACTTATCTCTCTGGGTTTGTCCTTTCATTTGTAGTCACCTGTGCGTCGGTGTTGAGAAATGTTTTCTCT GTGACATTTATAACATGCCTGAACATTTTGCAGAACAATGCAGTG gcACAACACCAAAGAGGAACTGCAAATGGCATTTCTGTTACTGCAATGTCTTTTTTTAAAGCAATAGCTCCAGCTGTTGGTGGTATTGT ATTCTCATGGGCGCAAAAGAGACAGCATGCAGCGTTCTTGCCAG GTGATCATATGGTC TTCTTTGCAATCAATGTAGTTAATTTGATTGGGATCTTCATGATCTTCAAACCCTTTTTGGCTTTGCCTACTGTGAAGTATGTCACCTAA